The following proteins are co-located in the Apium graveolens cultivar Ventura chromosome 5, ASM990537v1, whole genome shotgun sequence genome:
- the LOC141661530 gene encoding meiotic nuclear division protein 1 homolog, with the protein MSKKRGLSLDEKRDKMLQIFYDSQDFYLLKELEKLGPKKGVISQSVKDVIQSLVDDDLVFKDKIGTSVYFWKLPSCAGNQLRNVYRKLESDLQGSKKRMAELVEQCNALKKGREDSDEREEALNELKAAEQKHKELKDEMAQFADNDPAAFEAMKSAIEVAHAAANRWTDNIFTLQQWCSNNFPQAKEQLEHLYEEVGIKEDFDYLELPAIPVSEFCLPGLGAYIY; encoded by the exons ATG TCGAAGAAAAGAGGACTTTCATTGGATGAGAAGAGGGATAAGATGCTTCAGATCTTCTATGACTCGCAAGACTTCTACCTT CTCAAGGAACTTGAGAAATTAGGCCCAAAGAAGGGTGTTATTTCCCAGTCTGTTAAAGATGTTATACAAAGTCTAGTAGATGATGACCTTGTCTTTAAAGACAAGATTGGAACTTCT GTATACTTCTGGAAGCTCCCTAGTTGCGCGGGAAATCAG TTAAGGAATGTGTATCGAAAACTTGAATCTGATTTACAAGGCAGTAAGAAGCGGATGGCAGAACTTGTTGAACAATGTAATGCTTTAAAGAAGGGCCGTGAAGACTCT GATGAAAGAGAGGAAGCTTTGAATGAGCTGAAAGCTGCTGAACAGAAACACAAGGAACTAAAG GATGAAATGGCCCAATTTGCAGACAATGATCCAGCTGCCTTTGAAGCAATGA AAAGTGCTATAGAAGTTGCCCATGCTGCAGCTAACAGATGGACAG ATAACATATTCACACTGCAACAATGGTGTTCAAATAACTTTCCTCAGGCTAAAGAGCAGCTGGAGCACTTGTATGAGGAG GTAGGAATCAAAGAGGATTTCGACTACCTGGAATTGCCTGCAATCCCTGTCAGCGAG TTTTGTTTGCCAGGTCTGGGTGCCTATATATATTGA